A part of Halobacillus shinanisalinarum genomic DNA contains:
- the rnz gene encoding ribonuclease Z, with translation MELFFLGTGSGVPSKERNVSSLVLRMLEERGTTWVFDCGEATQHQILNTTIRPRRIETIFITHLHGDHLYGLPGLLSSRSFQGGETPVTVYGPEGLKEYVDVSLKISGTRLRYPLHVEEITEGMLFEDEKFTVEAIKLKHGLESYGYIIKEKDKLGELLPDKLKELGVSPGPIYQQIKENETTTLADGRIVTRKDVLGPPKKGRKIAILGDTRYIPELIDYLHGVDILVHEATFASEEETMAYDYFHSTVKQAATLAKEAKVGELILNHLSSRYHGPAIKQLEQEAKAIFQNTMIASDFYQHKVERVD, from the coding sequence ATGGAATTGTTTTTTCTAGGAACTGGATCAGGTGTTCCCTCAAAAGAACGTAATGTCTCCTCCCTTGTCCTTCGGATGCTTGAAGAGCGTGGAACGACATGGGTGTTTGATTGTGGTGAGGCAACACAACATCAAATCTTAAATACAACGATCCGGCCACGCCGTATTGAAACGATTTTTATTACTCATTTGCACGGTGACCACCTATATGGACTTCCTGGGTTATTAAGCAGTCGTTCTTTTCAAGGTGGAGAAACGCCAGTCACCGTTTATGGACCAGAAGGTTTAAAAGAATATGTAGATGTTAGTTTAAAAATAAGCGGTACTCGTTTACGCTACCCTTTGCATGTTGAAGAGATAACTGAAGGCATGCTCTTTGAGGATGAAAAATTCACGGTTGAAGCGATAAAACTCAAGCACGGATTAGAAAGCTACGGATACATCATTAAGGAAAAAGACAAGCTTGGCGAGCTATTGCCAGATAAGCTTAAAGAACTCGGCGTAAGCCCTGGTCCTATCTATCAGCAAATTAAAGAAAATGAAACAACCACATTGGCAGATGGTCGAATCGTTACTCGTAAAGATGTACTGGGTCCGCCAAAAAAAGGACGTAAAATTGCTATCTTAGGTGATACCAGATACATACCCGAATTAATCGATTACCTCCATGGTGTTGATATTCTTGTCCATGAAGCAACGTTTGCAAGTGAAGAAGAAACAATGGCCTATGATTATTTCCATTCAACCGTGAAGCAGGCTGCGACCCTGGCTAAAGAAGCAAAGGTTGGGGAGCTGATTTTAAATCATCTATCGTCGAGGTATCACGGACCGGCGATTAAACAACTTGAACAGGAAGCGAAGGCTATTTTTCAAAATACGATGATTGCTTCTGATTTTTATCAGCACAAGGTAGAGCGAGTCGATTAA
- the namA gene encoding NADPH dehydrogenase NamA, whose protein sequence is MQPKLFSPYTIQNVSLKNRIVMSSMCMYSCHNEDGQVEPFHLTHYESRAAGQVGLIMTEATAVQPEGRISHQDLGIWSDDHIEGLKSITSGVHRHMAKAGIQLAHAGRKANLRDPIFAPSQIPFNASLKEPQEMTTTDIRETVSAFQKAATRAKQAEFDVIELHGAHGYLINQFLSPLSNHREDQYGGTLENRYRFLEEVLESVKKVWDGPILVRISGNEYHEDGNTIEDLTYFANQMKQQGVDLIDVSSGGVVPASIEPYPGYQVSYAQQIKEGADIATGAVGLITSGNQAEEILQNDRADLIFLARALLRNPYWPKQVADELGYELEGPVQYTRAW, encoded by the coding sequence ATGCAACCTAAACTTTTTTCACCCTATACTATCCAAAATGTGTCACTAAAAAACAGAATCGTCATGTCCTCAATGTGTATGTATTCCTGCCATAACGAAGATGGACAAGTTGAACCTTTCCATCTTACCCACTACGAGAGTCGAGCGGCAGGTCAAGTCGGTCTGATTATGACTGAAGCAACAGCTGTCCAGCCTGAAGGCAGAATCTCCCATCAGGATCTCGGTATCTGGAGTGACGACCATATTGAGGGTTTAAAATCAATTACAAGTGGCGTCCACCGTCACATGGCAAAAGCAGGTATTCAGTTAGCCCATGCAGGAAGAAAGGCTAATTTGCGTGATCCTATATTTGCGCCAAGCCAAATCCCTTTTAATGCTTCACTCAAGGAACCACAAGAAATGACAACTACTGATATAAGAGAAACGGTGTCTGCTTTTCAAAAAGCGGCAACCCGTGCTAAACAAGCTGAGTTTGATGTGATCGAACTACACGGAGCTCATGGCTATTTGATTAACCAGTTTCTTTCCCCTCTTTCAAACCACCGGGAAGATCAGTATGGCGGCACCCTTGAAAATCGTTACCGTTTCCTCGAAGAAGTGCTTGAGTCTGTAAAGAAAGTATGGGACGGACCTATTCTCGTAAGAATTTCAGGAAACGAATATCATGAAGATGGGAATACAATAGAGGATCTCACTTATTTTGCTAATCAAATGAAGCAACAAGGAGTTGACCTTATTGATGTAAGTTCGGGCGGGGTGGTTCCCGCCTCTATTGAACCTTACCCTGGTTATCAGGTCAGTTATGCTCAACAAATTAAAGAAGGAGCAGATATTGCGACAGGTGCTGTCGGGCTAATTACTTCCGGTAATCAGGCAGAAGAAATTTTACAAAATGATCGTGCTGACTTAATTTTTCTAGCACGTGCCTTGTTAAGAAATCCCTATTGGCCAAAACAAGTAGCTGATGAACTTGGTTATGAATTAGAAGGGCCTGTTCAGTACACAAGGGCCTGGTAA
- a CDS encoding SDR family NAD(P)-dependent oxidoreductase — translation MNSHVVGKNILITGASTGIGMYLAIHVAREGGIPILAARSVERLQIISQQIEQQFDVPCYWYEADLSNDPAWKDVVDRICFEHGPLDALINNAGMAVFDYVSEAKWQDIDRMLGVNVKSLIRTTHQLLPHFLNRKQGHIVNIASQAGKIATPKSAVYSASKHAVIGFTNALRMEVEKDGVYVTSVNLGPVRTNFFKEADPSGGYEQAVDKMMLDPNNVAFTVVKHLFTKRREINLPAWMDSGSKVYQLAPALMEKALVRQFNQK, via the coding sequence ATGAATAGTCATGTGGTTGGTAAAAATATTTTAATTACAGGAGCTTCAACCGGGATCGGGATGTATCTTGCTATCCATGTAGCAAGGGAAGGGGGAATACCTATTCTCGCTGCGCGGTCGGTGGAGCGATTACAAATCATTTCACAACAGATAGAGCAGCAATTTGACGTTCCCTGTTATTGGTATGAGGCGGATCTATCAAACGATCCTGCCTGGAAAGATGTTGTTGACCGTATTTGCTTTGAGCACGGTCCTTTAGATGCACTTATTAACAATGCGGGGATGGCTGTTTTCGATTATGTGTCTGAGGCAAAATGGCAGGATATTGACCGGATGCTTGGTGTCAACGTCAAATCATTAATCCGAACCACACATCAACTTTTGCCACATTTCTTGAACCGAAAACAAGGGCACATCGTAAATATTGCTTCGCAGGCAGGGAAGATTGCCACACCTAAATCAGCCGTTTACTCAGCATCTAAGCATGCCGTCATCGGTTTTACCAACGCTTTACGTATGGAGGTTGAAAAAGACGGGGTGTATGTTACATCAGTCAACCTCGGACCTGTTCGGACAAATTTCTTTAAAGAAGCAGATCCTTCTGGCGGTTATGAGCAAGCCGTTGATAAGATGATGCTTGATCCTAACAATGTGGCTTTTACGGTCGTAAAACACTTATTTACGAAGCGGCGGGAAATTAACTTACCGGCATGGATGGATTCAGGAAGTAAAGTTTATCAACTAGCTCCAGCACTCATGGAAAAAGCGTTAGTACGACAATTTAATCAAAAGTAA
- a CDS encoding aldehyde dehydrogenase gives MNSFVKKQKRWFNEGHTRSYTFRKEQLVKLKKMITTFEQPLINALRFDLGKSEYEAYTTEIAYLKREINDHLKHIKKWMSPSKVKTPLTHKGSKNYIMKEPYGIALVIAPWNYPVQLAFAPVIGAIAAGNTVILKPSEHTPTVSWVIRKMVEQYFPNHFFAVVEGEKEVTQGLLDQPVDYIFFTGSVPVGKIIMEKASKRLIPVTLELGGKSPAIVHKDAALDLAARRIVWGKFMNAGQTCIAPDYVYVHSDVKANFLKKVQKYIQQFYGLDPLANPDYVKIVNRVHFNRMIGYLDQSHLVFGGGYDEEKRRIEPTIMDHVSWNDTIMQEEIFGPLLPVLTFDSLDEVIEQVSRRPKPLALYYFGENEEDQLRVTHSISFGGGCINDTLYHILNPHLPFGGVGESGMGSYHGKASFDTFTHQKSITKQTTKFDQNFRYPGSQPAIKVIKRLLG, from the coding sequence ATGAATTCCTTTGTAAAAAAGCAAAAACGATGGTTCAATGAAGGGCACACAAGGAGTTATACTTTTCGTAAAGAGCAATTAGTGAAGCTTAAGAAAATGATAACCACATTTGAACAGCCTCTGATTAATGCCTTAAGATTCGATTTAGGTAAATCGGAATATGAGGCTTATACAACGGAAATCGCCTACTTAAAAAGAGAAATCAATGATCATCTAAAACATATTAAAAAATGGATGTCACCTTCAAAAGTCAAGACCCCCCTTACCCATAAAGGCTCGAAAAACTATATCATGAAGGAGCCTTATGGTATAGCGCTTGTGATTGCACCATGGAACTACCCTGTCCAGCTTGCCTTTGCACCTGTGATTGGGGCGATTGCTGCAGGTAATACAGTCATCTTGAAACCATCTGAACACACCCCGACTGTGTCATGGGTGATTAGGAAAATGGTCGAACAATACTTTCCTAACCACTTCTTTGCCGTTGTGGAAGGTGAAAAGGAGGTCACACAAGGGCTGCTTGATCAGCCTGTTGATTATATTTTCTTTACGGGAAGTGTGCCGGTCGGAAAAATAATTATGGAAAAAGCAAGCAAACGACTGATCCCTGTTACTCTTGAACTAGGAGGAAAAAGTCCGGCCATCGTTCATAAAGATGCCGCCCTTGACTTAGCTGCCAGGCGTATTGTCTGGGGGAAGTTTATGAATGCAGGGCAAACATGCATTGCCCCTGATTATGTATATGTCCATTCGGATGTAAAAGCCAACTTCCTGAAAAAGGTTCAAAAGTATATCCAGCAATTCTATGGTCTTGACCCATTAGCAAATCCTGATTACGTAAAAATTGTAAACCGTGTTCACTTTAACCGAATGATTGGCTACTTGGACCAGAGTCATCTTGTGTTTGGTGGGGGATATGACGAGGAAAAACGACGGATTGAACCAACGATCATGGATCATGTAAGCTGGAACGATACCATCATGCAGGAGGAAATTTTTGGTCCGCTCCTCCCTGTTTTGACCTTCGATTCACTTGATGAGGTCATTGAGCAGGTAAGCAGGCGTCCCAAGCCGCTCGCCTTATATTATTTCGGAGAGAATGAAGAGGATCAGCTTAGAGTCACCCATTCCATATCATTTGGCGGCGGATGCATCAATGATACGCTTTATCACATCTTAAACCCTCATCTCCCTTTTGGCGGAGTTGGAGAAAGTGGAATGGGCAGCTATCACGGAAAAGCCAGCTTCGACACCTTCACACATCAGAAGAGCATCACAAAGCAGACAACTAAATTTGATCAAAATTTCAGATACCCTGGTTCCCAGCCTGCAATAAAAGTGATTAAAAGACTGCTAGGTTAA
- a CDS encoding M20/M25/M40 family metallo-hydrolase, which translates to MTRWQTKQQLTELLCSLVEYPSVTGSKAEIAIFEYLYYILGDHDYYQNHPSHLKLHPLDDGRQLLSALVKKGKTKETIVLIAHADVVSVQDYGSWENLAFYPKELTQELYKYIDELPEDAARDLQTGNWLFGRGTMDMKAGLVVQLSLLEKAMAGEFDGNLLLLAVPDEEVNSEGMLAALPVLEKMKEEEGLEFKTAINGEPMFSKYPGDPNYYLYTGSIGKMLPGFLCYGKETHAGEPFGGLNANLMISYLAKELELNEAFIEEVNGERTPPPISLMQRDLKEEYSVQTPQAAVTMYNVLYMKQTISELNKKLLQAAERAKEKIITHYHKQASFYLQHTQSSSFEPTINILTYDQLYHEAVQRHGKPEVERRQNLLIKQRDKGDRDFSTTLVQQLAALCKDITPMMVLFYSPPFYPAVSSHNDPLVQGAASQAISFAKEEYDVDVSEQEYFPGLSDLSFIGPASQQSPIDELLSQMPIQGKGFNLPSNVMDSVTMPIINIGPLGKDAHQWTERLELTYSFEKLPKIVTKTIHHLFRS; encoded by the coding sequence ATGACCAGATGGCAGACCAAACAACAATTAACTGAACTTCTATGTTCCCTGGTAGAATACCCGAGTGTAACAGGAAGTAAAGCTGAAATCGCAATCTTTGAATACTTATATTATATTTTAGGAGATCATGATTATTATCAAAATCACCCATCTCACTTAAAGCTTCATCCATTAGACGATGGTCGCCAGCTTCTATCAGCGCTCGTTAAAAAAGGCAAGACGAAGGAAACAATCGTACTTATTGCCCATGCCGATGTCGTTTCCGTTCAGGATTATGGATCATGGGAAAATCTAGCTTTTTACCCTAAAGAACTGACCCAGGAACTATACAAATACATTGACGAATTACCTGAAGATGCGGCACGCGATTTGCAGACAGGCAATTGGCTGTTTGGCCGGGGGACAATGGACATGAAAGCGGGGCTCGTTGTTCAATTATCACTGCTTGAAAAGGCAATGGCCGGTGAGTTTGATGGGAATCTCTTACTTTTAGCTGTACCGGACGAGGAAGTGAACTCTGAGGGGATGCTCGCCGCTTTACCTGTTCTTGAGAAGATGAAAGAAGAAGAGGGACTAGAGTTTAAGACAGCAATTAATGGAGAACCGATGTTTAGTAAGTATCCGGGTGATCCTAATTATTATTTATATACGGGCTCTATAGGAAAAATGCTCCCAGGATTTTTATGTTATGGAAAAGAAACTCATGCCGGCGAGCCGTTCGGAGGGTTGAACGCCAATCTGATGATCAGCTATTTAGCGAAGGAACTGGAACTAAACGAAGCCTTTATTGAAGAAGTAAATGGAGAGAGAACGCCGCCCCCGATTAGTTTAATGCAAAGAGATTTAAAAGAAGAATATTCTGTTCAAACTCCACAGGCTGCTGTGACAATGTATAACGTTCTTTATATGAAACAGACGATCAGTGAATTAAACAAAAAATTGCTGCAAGCGGCGGAGAGAGCGAAAGAAAAGATTATTACTCACTATCATAAACAAGCCTCTTTTTACTTGCAGCACACCCAAAGTTCTTCTTTTGAACCGACAATCAACATATTGACATATGATCAGCTATATCATGAAGCCGTTCAACGTCATGGAAAACCAGAAGTGGAACGGAGGCAAAATTTATTGATCAAGCAGCGAGATAAGGGGGATCGAGACTTTTCCACCACGCTTGTACAGCAGTTAGCAGCGTTATGCAAAGATATTACTCCAATGATGGTGCTGTTTTACAGTCCGCCCTTTTACCCAGCTGTTTCTTCCCATAATGATCCATTGGTTCAGGGGGCTGCCAGTCAAGCGATCTCTTTTGCAAAAGAAGAGTATGATGTGGACGTTTCTGAACAAGAATACTTTCCAGGATTATCTGATCTAAGCTTTATTGGCCCCGCCTCTCAACAATCACCGATTGATGAATTACTTAGCCAGATGCCAATCCAAGGGAAGGGATTTAATTTGCCATCAAACGTGATGGATTCTGTGACGATGCCGATTATTAATATTGGACCACTTGGTAAAGATGCGCACCAATGGACAGAACGATTAGAGCTTACGTACAGTTTTGAGAAACTTCCAAAGATAGTAACTAAAACCATTCATCATTTATTCCGATCATAG
- a CDS encoding glycerophosphodiester phosphodiesterase yields the protein MIKTMIYAHRGASKLAPENTMPAYQIASESGADGLEIDVQLTKDSIPVLIHDENVRRTTNGTGFVQDYTYDEIKQLDAGSWFSSKFSDCSIITLDYFLRWFKDLPLLLNVELKTNVIEYKRIERIVYDSLKHYQLLDRTVISSFNITSIKKMKIINPSVSTAFLTSTKRRHLPGYAHSHGASSLHIKYRMLDKKIVKQCHKNHMPLRIYTVNRPSWMEKCFKMGCDAIFTDVPHEAVEYRELYKKKQEK from the coding sequence GTGATAAAAACAATGATCTATGCTCATAGAGGGGCAAGTAAGCTTGCTCCCGAAAATACAATGCCAGCCTATCAAATAGCCAGCGAGTCTGGAGCCGATGGATTAGAAATTGACGTTCAGCTCACAAAAGACAGTATCCCCGTGTTGATCCATGATGAAAATGTACGGCGGACTACAAATGGTACTGGCTTTGTTCAAGACTATACATATGATGAAATCAAGCAATTGGATGCTGGCAGTTGGTTTTCTTCCAAATTTTCTGATTGTTCCATTATAACACTCGACTACTTTTTACGCTGGTTTAAAGACCTACCTCTGCTATTAAATGTAGAATTAAAGACGAATGTGATTGAATATAAAAGAATTGAGAGAATCGTATACGATAGCTTAAAGCATTATCAACTGCTAGACCGGACAGTAATTTCAAGCTTTAATATTACAAGTATTAAAAAAATGAAGATAATCAATCCGTCTGTCTCCACCGCCTTTTTGACATCAACTAAAAGGAGACACCTGCCCGGATACGCACATTCCCACGGCGCCTCTTCCCTTCATATTAAATACCGAATGCTTGATAAGAAAATCGTTAAACAATGTCACAAAAACCACATGCCGCTTCGGATTTACACAGTCAACCGGCCTAGCTGGATGGAGAAATGCTTCAAAATGGGTTGTGACGCTATTTTTACTGATGTACCTCACGAAGCTGTTGAATACCGTGAATTATATAAAAAAAAGCAGGAGAAGTAA
- a CDS encoding MBL fold metallo-hydrolase has translation MKTLKDIIHQFTLPTPYAVGDVHTYLLEGEMLTLVDAGIKTEEAWQSLQVQLKQLGYSSEDVEQIILTHHHPDHMGLVEYFPHIRNVAAHPKLRPWLEREDRFFIKYEQFFEEMYFEAGVPSSYFHLLKGLRKPLQWSSQGTLTQELLEGDRLPGHLDWQVIETPGHAQSHLSFVRETDGAMIGGDHLLAHISSNPLLEPSYTEGEGRPKPLLQYRHSMQKLADYTIATVYPGHGKCFGQVKELIEHRLKRQEERAHKVLRMIEKGPLRAYEICEKLFPKQIKSQFGLTMSETIGQLDYLEEQHLVETTEQDKQKIYYVNG, from the coding sequence ATGAAAACGCTAAAAGATATCATCCATCAATTTACATTACCAACTCCGTATGCAGTTGGGGATGTTCATACATACTTGCTTGAAGGGGAGATGCTTACACTTGTTGATGCAGGTATAAAGACAGAGGAGGCATGGCAGTCGCTGCAAGTTCAGTTAAAGCAGCTTGGTTACAGCTCCGAGGATGTGGAGCAAATCATTCTCACACATCACCATCCTGATCATATGGGGCTGGTTGAATATTTTCCCCATATTCGTAATGTAGCAGCCCATCCTAAATTGCGTCCGTGGCTTGAAAGGGAGGATCGTTTCTTTATCAAGTATGAGCAGTTTTTTGAGGAGATGTATTTCGAAGCAGGTGTGCCTTCTAGCTATTTTCATTTACTTAAAGGCTTGCGGAAACCTTTACAGTGGAGTTCACAAGGTACATTGACTCAAGAACTGCTTGAAGGAGATCGCTTGCCTGGACATCTGGATTGGCAGGTTATCGAAACACCAGGACATGCCCAGTCACATCTTTCATTTGTAAGAGAAACTGATGGGGCAATGATTGGCGGGGATCATTTACTTGCTCACATTTCCTCTAATCCCCTACTTGAGCCCTCATACACAGAAGGGGAGGGACGACCAAAACCGTTATTGCAGTATCGTCATTCAATGCAAAAGTTAGCAGACTACACCATCGCTACAGTCTATCCTGGCCATGGGAAATGTTTTGGTCAAGTGAAGGAGTTGATTGAACATCGCTTGAAAAGGCAAGAAGAGCGCGCCCACAAAGTACTTAGGATGATTGAAAAAGGTCCTTTACGTGCTTATGAAATATGTGAGAAGCTGTTTCCAAAGCAAATAAAAAGTCAATTTGGGCTGACGATGTCTGAAACGATCGGACAGCTTGATTACCTGGAGGAGCAGCACCTTGTAGAAACGACGGAACAAGATAAACAAAAAATATATTATGTAAATGGGTGA